In Brachypodium distachyon strain Bd21 chromosome 5, Brachypodium_distachyon_v3.0, whole genome shotgun sequence, the genomic window GCCGTGCCTCTTGGCGCATTATCTCCTCCATCGAACAGAAGGAGGAGAGCCGTGGCAACGAGGACCGGGTCACACTCATCAAGGACTACCGTGGCAAGATCGAGACTGAGCTTACCAAGATCTGCGATGGCATCCTCAAGCTGCTCGAAACCCATCTTGTCCCCTCTTCCACTGCCCCTGAGTCCAAGGTCTTCTACCTTAAGATGAAGGGTGACTACTACAGGTAATACTTTGGCCAGTAGAGAATCTTTTATTAATTATGGGATCGTGAATTTTAGATTTGCTGAATCAATTGTGATGAATAGGTATCTGGCAGAATTCAAGAGTGGGGCTGAGAGGAAGGATGCTGCTGAGAATACCATGGTGGCATACAAGGCTGCTCAGGTTGatcattttttcttcatatttaTCAATATCAGAAAATATGCTGCTGAAGAATCATTCTTCTCATTCCTATTTGAAGTTTATTTTGGAATTTTATTACAAGTTGCACTTCACTTTTTAAAGAAAGGTTTGGTTTGTGGTATAATTCTGCCAGGATATTGCTTTGGCTGAGCTGGCTCCAACTCATCCAATTAGGCTTGGACTGGCACTAAACTTCTCGGTCTTCTATTATGAGATCCTCAACTCCCCTGATCGTGCTTGCAATCTTGCAAAGCAGGTTAGTTTTTCTGCATCAGTTAGATGCTCTTTTTTATTGTGCCCTTCTGAATATGCAATATATGTGTTCTGAATGGATGAAtcaattttattattttatgaATGATACTTACATGTTTGATGTGGTGAACTGTTAATACGGAATACGGGTATTATTTGATCCAGATGGCATATTCATTTTCTTAGCTTTACATTCCCACCTTCCATGTTGGTTTAACCGCTCAAGATAAATGGGTGCAGTATACAACCCGAGAAAGAAAGCAATCTGATCTTCTGCTACTGGAATCGTTACTTATCACTAAGAACCCATTTGCGTAGCAGTTGTGAATTTGATACCCATCCTTGCTTTATGTTTGTGACCACTTTTGCTTGTGATCATGGGCAGAGCACGCTGCACTTTGGATTAGTTGATTTCTTTACTATTTGGCCATTGACTTGTGAAAGCAATGGATCTTCCATAACCTTTAGCAGTTGTTTGGGTGACAACAAAATCTTTGCGTTGTTCGTCAACTGTGACGCTGAGTGTGTCCACAAAAAGAAATGTGTGGCTGGTGTACCTAATCTCTGATTATTATTAATCATTATAAGTCTCCCTCTTATTATTGGTTGACAGTGTTTCTATGAGCTGTCGTGACTTTGAATCTGCACTTGACCTGTTCTCAGAATGCCTTTTACATTAGCCATCGAAGTGCATATATTACGGTATACTGGATAAAGAAAAAATTGGCCAACTGTTCATCACGAAGTGTTCTTGAAAGCACCCAAATTAATCTTCTCATCGCAGCAAAATTTGAGTATTTAGCAACATGTTTTTACATCCAACTTTTCATAGCTAATACCGTTTCAGTAAGTAATTCGATTGGTGCATTTGGGACTAAAGTCTCCagttattttttaaaattcttTAAAAGCGTGCATCTTCCTTGAGACATAAGTATGTTGCAAGTTGGCATCATAATGATGTTCCTAGCTCACTTTTCAATTTACAGGCTTTTGATGAGGCCATCTCGGAGCTGGACACCCTGAGCGAGGAATCCTACAAGGACAGCACATTGATCATGCAACTCCTTCGTGACAACCTGACCCTGTGGACTTCCGACATCACGGTATCTTCCATTACCCCGACTCTTTTTCCGTTTTTTTCTAAATCCTCCTGATCCCTGAACAATCGGTACTGTCGTTTTTGTCTTCAGGAGGACACTGCGGAGGAGATCAGGGAGGCTCCGAAGGGTGACTCTGGTGATGGGCAGTAAAGCCAGTTTTACCTGCCCTGGGCTGGAAACTACTAGCTAGTGTTTGCTTACTGTCTAATGACGCTATGCACAGTCCGGGTCCTGGTTTCTTTGGTGCACTGTTGTTAGCCTTGGTATGGTTATCGTCCGCAAAATTCAGGGCTCCCCGTATGTGGTGTTGCTAGGGGAAAGTTGTCGCCGCTTGTATCAACAGACGGAGACGGGCTGGGGACGGGGATGGGGACGGGGATGGGAGCCCGTTTGCACTGTTGGTGGCAGTTCGTATTTTCGGTCTGCCTTTTTATTGCTGTTATTGTGATTGGTCTGGCGTCTATGTCTATCCTCTGCTTCTGTTCTTTTGTGGTATGTTCGTGAGGGCGCCAATCGATAGTTGCTCTGCTTCAGGCTGAATGCGAGACTGGGGTGTTTGCTCTGGATAAGACGGAATCTATGTAAAATTGGGTTGATTATTCGGTGGGTGGGAATGGGCAATCTTTGCTGGACCTAAAATTGCAAAACTGACCTGAAATGCTTCTCTCTTGCCTACTTCCGTAGTCCGGGCCGTGCTCATCCTGGTGGTGGCGGACGACGCTGGCCGCTCCCGTCCACTGTCCCAGCACGAGGCTCGCCACTGCCTCGCTCGGCCAGTAGGCCATTGAAGACGGCGAAAACTTGGTATACCTCCAGAAATTTCTTTGaacatggagaagaagaaaaactgaGGAAAACCACGAAGTTCCTTTCTGAGAAAAGCCAACCAGAATTTGGATCGCTGCAGCTTGGATTTTCTTGGCCTCGCTAACAAAGCATCGGCAGAAAGGAAGTAACAAGGATAAAACAGAGTGGAGACCAAAACAAACTCGTCAGACTAGGCAAGGCGGATTAGCTAAACTCGCTAGTTT contains:
- the LOC100824144 gene encoding 14-3-3-like protein GF14-B translates to MSAPAELSREENVYMAKLAEQAERYEEMVEFMEKVAKTVDSEELTVEERNLLSVAYKNVIGARRASWRIISSIEQKEESRGNEDRVTLIKDYRGKIETELTKICDGILKLLETHLVPSSTAPESKVFYLKMKGDYYRYLAEFKSGAERKDAAENTMVAYKAAQDIALAELAPTHPIRLGLALNFSVFYYEILNSPDRACNLAKQAFDEAISELDTLSEESYKDSTLIMQLLRDNLTLWTSDITEDTAEEIREAPKGDSGDGQ